A genomic region of Streptomyces diastaticus subsp. diastaticus contains the following coding sequences:
- a CDS encoding xanthine dehydrogenase family protein molybdopterin-binding subunit — MSHDTATGIPAQAGTEPAPHGLGVSLPLAEARAKTEGTFPYAADLWAEGLLWAAVLRSPHAHARVVSIDTGQAARMPGVHAIVTHEDVPGEKLHGRYGADRPVFASEVVRHHGEPLAAVAADHPDTARMAAAAIMVEYEVLPAQTDPEEAFTAEPLHPDGNVVRHIPLRHGDQEATGETVVEGVYRIGRQDPAPVGAEAGLAVPRPDGGVELYAASTDPHADRDRAAAVYGLDPERVKVVVTGVPGATADREDPGFLLPLGLLAMRTGCPVKLAATREESFLGHAHRHPTLLRYRHHADAEGKLVRVEAQILMDCGAYTDSSRESLAAAVAFACGPYVVPHATIDGWAVRTNNPPAGHVRGEGALQVCAAYEAQMDKLAKKLGLEPAEVRARNVLSTGDVLPTGQTVTCPAPVAELLQAVQDFPLPALPKDTPEEEWLLPGGPEGAGEPGAVRRGVGYGLGMVHMLGAEGADEVSTATVRVQDGRATVICAAVETGQGFTTLARQIVQETLGIEEVAVAPVDTDQPPAGPSCHGRHTWVSAGAVERAAKMVRTQLLQPLAHQFGMSTELLQITDGKITSYDGVLSTTVTEAMDGKELWATAQCRPHPTEPLDGAGQGDAFVGLVFCAVRAVVDVDVEMGSVRVVELAVAQDVGRVLNPAQLAARIEAGLTQGLGAALTENLRAPQGVLRHPDLTGYALPTALDTPDIRVVRLVEERDVVAPFGAKAASAVPVVTAPAAVASAVRAASGRPVNRLPIRPQAAVAQS, encoded by the coding sequence GTGAGCCACGACACCGCCACCGGCATCCCCGCCCAGGCCGGCACCGAACCGGCCCCGCACGGGCTCGGGGTCTCCCTGCCGCTCGCCGAGGCCCGCGCCAAGACCGAGGGCACCTTCCCGTACGCCGCCGATCTGTGGGCCGAGGGACTGCTCTGGGCCGCCGTGCTGCGCTCCCCGCACGCGCACGCCCGGGTGGTCTCCATCGACACCGGGCAGGCCGCCCGGATGCCCGGCGTGCACGCGATCGTCACCCACGAGGACGTGCCCGGCGAGAAGCTGCACGGCCGCTACGGCGCCGACCGGCCCGTCTTCGCCTCCGAGGTCGTCCGCCACCACGGCGAACCGCTGGCCGCCGTCGCCGCCGACCACCCGGACACCGCCCGGATGGCCGCCGCCGCGATCATGGTCGAGTACGAGGTGCTCCCGGCCCAGACCGACCCCGAGGAAGCCTTCACCGCCGAACCGCTCCACCCCGACGGCAACGTCGTCCGCCACATCCCGCTGCGCCACGGCGACCAGGAGGCGACCGGCGAGACCGTCGTCGAGGGCGTCTACCGCATCGGCCGCCAGGACCCCGCCCCCGTCGGCGCCGAGGCCGGCCTCGCCGTGCCCCGCCCCGACGGCGGCGTCGAGCTGTACGCCGCCTCCACCGACCCGCACGCGGACCGCGACCGGGCCGCCGCCGTCTACGGGCTCGACCCGGAGCGCGTCAAGGTCGTCGTCACCGGCGTCCCCGGCGCCACCGCCGACCGCGAGGACCCCGGTTTCCTGCTGCCGCTCGGGCTGCTCGCGATGCGCACCGGCTGCCCGGTCAAACTGGCCGCCACCCGCGAGGAGTCCTTCCTCGGCCACGCCCACCGCCACCCCACCCTGCTCCGCTACCGCCACCATGCCGACGCCGAGGGCAAGCTGGTCCGCGTCGAGGCGCAGATCCTGATGGACTGCGGCGCGTACACCGACTCCTCCCGCGAGTCGCTGGCCGCCGCCGTCGCCTTCGCCTGCGGCCCGTACGTCGTCCCGCACGCCACCATCGACGGCTGGGCGGTGCGCACCAACAACCCGCCCGCCGGGCACGTCCGCGGCGAGGGCGCCCTCCAGGTCTGCGCGGCCTACGAGGCGCAGATGGACAAGCTCGCCAAGAAGCTCGGCCTGGAGCCGGCCGAGGTCCGCGCCCGCAACGTGCTGTCCACCGGAGACGTGCTGCCCACCGGCCAGACCGTGACCTGCCCGGCGCCGGTCGCCGAACTCCTCCAGGCCGTCCAGGACTTCCCGCTGCCCGCGCTCCCCAAGGACACCCCCGAGGAGGAGTGGCTGCTGCCCGGCGGCCCCGAGGGCGCCGGTGAGCCCGGTGCCGTGCGGCGCGGCGTCGGCTACGGGCTGGGCATGGTCCACATGCTCGGGGCCGAGGGCGCCGACGAGGTCTCCACCGCCACCGTCCGCGTCCAGGACGGCCGGGCCACCGTCATCTGCGCCGCCGTCGAGACCGGACAGGGGTTCACCACGCTGGCCCGGCAGATCGTCCAGGAGACCCTGGGCATCGAGGAGGTGGCCGTCGCCCCCGTCGACACCGACCAGCCACCCGCCGGACCGTCCTGCCACGGCCGCCACACCTGGGTCTCCGCCGGTGCCGTCGAACGCGCCGCCAAGATGGTCCGCACGCAACTGCTCCAGCCGCTGGCCCACCAGTTCGGCATGTCCACCGAACTCCTCCAGATCACCGACGGCAAGATCACCTCCTACGACGGGGTGCTCTCCACCACCGTCACCGAGGCGATGGACGGCAAGGAACTCTGGGCCACCGCCCAGTGCCGCCCGCACCCCACCGAGCCGCTGGACGGCGCCGGGCAGGGGGACGCCTTCGTCGGCCTGGTCTTCTGCGCGGTGCGCGCCGTGGTCGACGTGGACGTGGAGATGGGCTCGGTCCGGGTGGTCGAGCTGGCCGTCGCCCAGGACGTCGGCCGGGTCCTCAACCCGGCACAGCTCGCCGCCCGCATCGAGGCCGGGCTCACCCAGGGGCTCGGCGCCGCCCTCACCGAGAACCTGCGCGCGCCCCAGGGCGTCCTGCGCCACCCCGACCTCACCGGGTACGCCCTGCCGACCGCGCTGGACACCCCCGACATCCGCGTCGTCCGGCTGGTCGAGGAGCGTGACGTGGTCGCCCCCTTCGGCGCCAAGGCCGCCAGCGCCGTACCGGTGGTCACCGCGCCGGCCGCCGTCGCCTCCGCCGTGCGCGCCGCCTCCGGCCGCCCGGTCAACCGCCTCCCGATCCGCCCGCAGGCGGCGGTGGCCCAGAGCTGA
- a CDS encoding DEAD/DEAH box helicase: MDKYVQEQPRDFLAVATPGAGKTTFALTLASWMLHHHVVQQITVVAPTEHLKKQWAEAAARIGIKLDPGYSAGPLSKEYQGVAVTYAGVGVRPMLHRNRVEQRKTLVILDEIHHAGDSKSWGEACLEAFEPATRRLALTGTPFRSDTNPIPFVTYEEGNDGIRRSAADYTYGYGSALGDGVVRPVIFLSYSGQMRWRTKAGDEIAARLGEPMTKDAVSQAWRTALDPRGDWMPNVLRAADQRLTEVRKAIPDAGALVIATDQDQARAYAKLIREITGNKATLVLSDDAGASQRIDDFSQSQDRWMVAVRMVSEGVDVPRLAVGVYATTISTPLFFAQAVGRFVRSRRRGETASVFLPTVPNLLGFANEMEVERDHVLDKPRKDGEEDPYAESEKEMDEANKEQDEDTGEQEQFSFEALESEAVFDRVLFDGAEFGMQAHPGSEEEQDYLGIPGLLEPDQVQLLLQKRQARQIAHSRKKPDSEADLLELPADRRPVVSHKELLELRKQLNTLVGAYVHQTGKPHGVIHNELRRACGGPPSAEATAGQIRQRIDKVREWATRG, from the coding sequence ATGGACAAGTACGTCCAGGAGCAGCCCCGCGACTTCCTCGCGGTCGCCACGCCGGGCGCCGGGAAGACCACCTTCGCGCTCACCCTGGCCTCCTGGATGCTGCACCACCACGTCGTGCAGCAGATCACGGTGGTCGCGCCGACCGAGCACCTGAAGAAGCAGTGGGCCGAGGCCGCCGCCCGGATAGGCATCAAGCTGGACCCCGGGTACAGCGCCGGGCCGCTCAGCAAGGAGTACCAGGGCGTCGCCGTCACCTACGCGGGCGTCGGTGTCCGGCCGATGCTGCACCGCAACCGCGTCGAGCAGCGCAAGACCCTCGTCATCCTCGACGAGATCCATCACGCCGGTGACTCCAAGTCCTGGGGCGAGGCGTGCCTGGAGGCTTTCGAGCCGGCCACCCGCCGCCTCGCCCTCACCGGCACCCCGTTCCGCTCCGACACCAACCCCATCCCCTTCGTCACGTACGAGGAGGGCAACGACGGCATCCGCCGTTCCGCCGCCGACTACACGTACGGCTACGGCAGCGCGCTCGGCGACGGCGTCGTCCGCCCCGTGATCTTCCTCAGCTACAGCGGGCAGATGCGCTGGCGCACCAAGGCGGGCGACGAGATCGCCGCCCGGCTCGGCGAGCCGATGACCAAGGACGCCGTCTCGCAGGCGTGGCGGACCGCGCTCGACCCGCGCGGCGACTGGATGCCCAACGTGCTGCGCGCCGCCGACCAGCGGCTCACCGAGGTCCGCAAGGCCATCCCCGACGCCGGGGCGCTGGTCATCGCCACCGACCAGGACCAGGCCCGCGCCTACGCCAAGCTGATCCGCGAGATCACCGGGAACAAGGCGACCCTGGTCCTGTCCGACGACGCGGGCGCCTCCCAGCGCATCGACGACTTCAGCCAGAGCCAGGACCGGTGGATGGTCGCCGTCCGGATGGTCTCCGAGGGCGTCGACGTGCCCCGCCTGGCCGTCGGCGTCTACGCCACCACCATCTCCACCCCGCTCTTCTTCGCGCAGGCCGTCGGCCGCTTCGTGCGCTCCCGGCGGCGCGGCGAGACCGCCTCGGTCTTCCTGCCGACCGTCCCCAACCTGCTCGGTTTCGCCAACGAGATGGAGGTCGAGCGCGACCACGTCCTCGACAAGCCGAGGAAGGACGGCGAGGAGGACCCGTACGCCGAGTCCGAGAAGGAGATGGACGAGGCCAACAAGGAACAGGACGAGGACACGGGGGAGCAGGAGCAGTTCTCCTTCGAGGCCCTGGAGTCCGAGGCCGTCTTCGACCGCGTCCTCTTCGACGGCGCCGAGTTCGGCATGCAGGCCCATCCCGGCAGCGAGGAGGAACAGGACTACCTCGGCATTCCCGGCCTCCTCGAACCCGACCAGGTGCAGCTGCTCCTCCAGAAGCGGCAGGCCCGGCAGATCGCGCACAGCCGCAAGAAGCCCGACAGCGAGGCCGACCTGCTCGAACTGCCCGCCGACCGCCGGCCCGTCGTCTCCCACAAGGAGCTGCTGGAACTGCGCAAGCAGCTCAACACCCTGGTGGGGGCGTACGTCCACCAGACCGGGAAGCCGCACGGCGTCATCCACAACGAGCTGCGGCGGGCGTGCGGGGGGCCGCCGAGCGCGGAAGCCACCGCCGGTCAGATCCGCCAGCGGATCGACAAGGTGCGGGAGTGGGCGACGCGGGGCTGA
- a CDS encoding (2Fe-2S)-binding protein, with translation MTDDERREGTGAAPGTSLGWGAIPHQGGEEYDDGATAFVQLPEGIADIPLAAPGQGYVPPITVTPANGPADPAATGVWSVPGTVGGGAPAPDPYGQVPGQGPDPYGTLPPQEVPEAAPGQVVADVYPDGAQVPGADGYPQPPADAFAATDAFGDTRPLTIPPGLAADGPRPNLGDAFVGAERAGHPHDGPAIPGQQQGPGSAGAGQDAAGHWDFAAALDESAPSAPAPAHGGTGQWSVPLAPEDAPEDSGEYPLTTAAQTGGWAAAPTHQAPPTLPGGARAPWAEGPDASPSEPGPEPEPEPASQAAPDPLHEAQDGLEAERRAEVPPVAEAPGEAAEEPAPESVPEAEAEAGADAGGEAADTPAEAAADTPPEPGADSAPEPEADVLHDERPVVSYTLNVNGIDRPVTEAWIGESLLHVLRERLGLAGAKDGCSQGECGACAVRVDGRVVASCLVPAATTEGSDIHTVEGLGATEDGVPGEPSDVQRALARRCAVQCGFCIPGMAMTIHDLLEGNPRPTDLETRQALSGNLCRCSGYRSIVEAVRDVVGEREAVAEAAAADEESATEPEAGPGAEAADEEPADVVIPHRSGPADDPGHPYGTLPDGYADLPQPPPSYDTGGHPAHHGQDGYGYGEQGPHDPHAPGPHQGHHPDGGQA, from the coding sequence ATGACCGACGACGAGCGGCGCGAGGGGACCGGGGCGGCCCCCGGCACCTCCCTGGGCTGGGGTGCCATCCCCCACCAGGGCGGCGAGGAGTACGACGACGGGGCCACCGCCTTCGTCCAGCTCCCCGAGGGCATCGCCGACATCCCCCTCGCCGCCCCCGGCCAGGGGTATGTGCCCCCGATCACCGTCACCCCCGCCAACGGCCCCGCCGACCCGGCCGCCACGGGCGTGTGGAGCGTCCCCGGCACCGTCGGGGGCGGCGCCCCCGCACCCGACCCGTACGGCCAGGTGCCCGGCCAGGGCCCCGACCCGTACGGGACGCTGCCGCCGCAGGAGGTGCCGGAGGCCGCGCCCGGCCAGGTCGTCGCCGACGTGTACCCCGACGGTGCGCAGGTCCCCGGCGCCGACGGCTATCCGCAGCCCCCGGCCGACGCCTTCGCCGCCACCGACGCCTTCGGCGACACCCGGCCCCTGACCATCCCGCCCGGTCTCGCGGCCGACGGCCCCCGCCCCAACCTCGGCGACGCCTTCGTCGGCGCCGAGCGCGCCGGGCACCCGCACGACGGCCCCGCCATCCCCGGCCAGCAGCAGGGCCCCGGCTCGGCCGGCGCCGGCCAGGACGCCGCCGGCCACTGGGACTTCGCAGCCGCCCTCGACGAGAGCGCCCCGTCCGCGCCCGCCCCCGCGCACGGGGGCACCGGCCAGTGGTCGGTCCCGCTCGCCCCGGAGGACGCGCCCGAGGACTCCGGGGAGTACCCGCTCACCACCGCGGCGCAGACCGGCGGCTGGGCGGCCGCCCCGACCCACCAGGCGCCGCCCACCCTCCCCGGCGGCGCGAGGGCGCCGTGGGCCGAAGGCCCGGACGCCTCCCCCTCGGAGCCGGGGCCGGAGCCGGAGCCGGAGCCCGCCTCCCAGGCCGCCCCCGACCCCCTCCACGAGGCCCAGGACGGCCTGGAAGCGGAACGCCGGGCGGAAGTGCCCCCGGTCGCTGAGGCGCCCGGAGAGGCGGCGGAGGAGCCCGCCCCGGAGTCGGTACCGGAAGCCGAAGCGGAAGCGGGGGCGGACGCCGGCGGCGAAGCCGCGGACACCCCTGCCGAGGCGGCTGCCGACACGCCCCCAGAGCCCGGGGCGGATTCCGCGCCCGAGCCGGAGGCGGACGTGCTCCACGACGAGCGCCCGGTCGTCTCGTACACGCTCAACGTCAACGGCATCGACCGGCCCGTCACCGAGGCGTGGATCGGCGAGTCGCTGCTGCACGTGCTGCGCGAGCGGCTCGGTCTCGCCGGGGCCAAGGACGGCTGCTCGCAGGGCGAGTGCGGGGCCTGCGCCGTCCGCGTCGACGGCCGCGTCGTCGCCTCCTGCCTGGTCCCCGCCGCCACCACCGAGGGCAGCGACATCCACACCGTCGAGGGACTCGGCGCCACCGAGGACGGCGTCCCGGGCGAACCCTCCGACGTGCAGCGCGCACTGGCCCGCCGCTGCGCCGTCCAGTGCGGGTTCTGCATCCCCGGCATGGCGATGACCATTCACGACCTGCTGGAGGGCAACCCCCGCCCCACCGACCTGGAGACCCGTCAGGCCCTCTCCGGCAACCTCTGCCGCTGCTCCGGCTACCGCTCCATCGTGGAGGCGGTCCGCGACGTCGTCGGCGAACGCGAGGCCGTCGCCGAGGCCGCCGCGGCCGACGAGGAGAGCGCCACCGAGCCGGAGGCCGGCCCCGGCGCCGAGGCCGCCGACGAGGAGCCGGCCGACGTGGTGATCCCGCACCGGTCCGGCCCCGCCGACGACCCCGGCCATCCGTACGGCACCCTCCCCGACGGCTATGCCGACCTGCCCCAGCCCCCGCCCTCGTACGACACCGGCGGCCACCCGGCGCACCACGGCCAGGACGGCTACGGCTACGGCGAGCAGGGCCCGCACGACCCGCACGCACCCGGCCCGCACCAGGGCCACCACCCGGACGGAGGCCAGGCGTGA